In Miscanthus floridulus cultivar M001 chromosome 8, ASM1932011v1, whole genome shotgun sequence, the sequence tggcaactgaccagacgctggcagcgtctgatcagcTGATTCATGGCTCCAACAGTTgggatgatcggacgcgtctgatcaggacaactccagcgtccggtcacagtagcagaaaagcgagccttcatccccaacggctactttctcagtggggcttataaatacaaccctcaaaccggccatttgagaagggtggagctgaggaaacatatcaagggtgttgatataccattttagtgatatccacttgcatagtgcttagtgtttcattaggtgattagcgtaggagctttgcgaagtgcttaggttgattagaccaccgcttatgtgcttgctcaaGGTTAAGgccaagtgtttagtgaggtttgcatatctcttaccactcggtgcttgcgcgcaccattgttgtacatcggatgggcttgtagtcttgcgagatcacaccaaccgtgtttgtggtgtggccgacaccgtgtaccggagggaacaaggcccgcgggtgttttggccggaagcttgatagtgaagacggcgggaagcatctggaagaggcttgccgaaaggcacatcggagacccacttgcgcgtggggaaggcccgaggctattcatggagttacccaaccaggagcttggcccttgcgagggattccttacgaggggctccaacgaggactagggagaagcttatgcgcttctcgatacctcagtaaaaataccggagtaaactctaccttgctctttagcttccgcatttacattgattacatcgctccttttgcgatagagatagcaacacactagcaaaatcgtagttgcacatttagatagtttatcttttgcataggttttgtcaGGGGTAGAAAAAAAAGGCCATAGTTTagggttagaattttaagttgcctaattcacccccccccctcttaggcgtcacggtccccttcattttgatatttatatgtttctccaagcattatatagattaaattcccttgtgcaatactttgccaattatgcatatgctttgccttctatcatatgtatgcatatatttagggggaacttagtctatataatgtgagagtcaaattttgtgatctatttcactctacacacaaaggatcataaagtttgacccccccttgtgctactaatgtcttcctttttagtgtttgattccaaagggggggaATTTAgatgaccaaaagcaagcattaatatgtagtaatggtccaagaaagggaggatagtggattatggattagcctatgtaatggagaGAATTTGTAGAAAGAAAGGCTTAAATTCATAATACCAcatagggacatttgcaagggcaagataagtttttatgtagtattacaagtagtatcttttagcatcatataatcttgccccttgcattgcatcctagcaagtaggtagtttttaaatttcaaaattctattatttgcttgttttggttgtgttgtcatcgatcaccaaaaaggggagattgtaagaaaaatggaccctagcccatttactttggatttttgtgtttgatgaccaacacaaccaaattggagtaatgaatttacaagtgtttgttttgtagttcaatagggtacaagatgtgacttggacagaggcgatgtgatgatccgatgattaacacctcaagcaagaccttaggagcacaagagaagacctaagatatcaagcaaagtccaagcataaagatagaaaccaagccacacgcaagatcgcgaagaaaagAGTTcacagaagtgaccagacgctggaccagacgctggaagaaagtgaccgaacactccgatcagtggctcagcaacagcaggcgtcagcaagcagcgaccggacgctgaacaagtgaatcgaccggacgcaccgatggcactgttcatcttTCCGACAACACaatcagcaagtgaccggacgctggtggcaaaccgactagacgtaggacagcagcgtccgatcgagtatagagaggttctagagcggtgaaattgcgaccgaacatgtccggtggcaactgatcggacgctggcagcgtccgatcagctgattcgcggctccaatggtcgggacgaccggatgcgtaCGATCAGGATGACTCTagcattcggtcagtagcagaaaaacgGGACTTCTTccctaatggctactttctcagtgtgacttataaatacaacccccaatcggCCATTTCAGAAGGGTGGAGCTGAGAAaatatatcaagggtgttgatacacaattttagtgatctccacttgcatagtgcttagagattcattaggtgattagcgtaggagctttgtgaagtgcttaggttgattagaccaccgcttatgcgcttgctcaaggtttaggcctagtgtttagtgaggtttgcatatctcttaccactcggtgcttgcgcacaccattgttgtacatcggagaggcttgtagtcttgtgagatcacaccaaccgcatttgtggtgtggccgccaccgtgtatcggagggaacaaggcccatggcatttcggccagaagcttgatagtgaagacgacggggagcatccgggagaggctcgctggaaggcacatcagagacccacttgcgcgtgaaggcccgaggctatccacgaagttacccgaccgggagcttagcccttgcgaggggctccaacaaggactagagggaagcttgcgcgcttctcgatacctcggtagaaataccagagtcgtcgatggtagtttgcatatctctaccttgctctttagcttccgcatttacattgattacattgctccttttgcgatagagatactaacacactagcaaaaccatagttgcacatttagatagtttatcttttgcataggttttgccagGGGTAGAAAAGagtggccatagtttagagttagaattttaagttgcctaattcacccccccccccctcttaggcgtcacggtccccttcattttgatatttatatgctttctctgagcattatatagattaaattcccttgtgcaatactttgtcaattatgcatatgctttgcattctatcatatgtatgcttATATTTAGGGGggggcttagtctatataatgtgagagtcaaatttgtgatctatttcactctacacacaaaggatcacaaagtttgaccctcccttatgctactaatgtcttcctttttggtgtttgattctagGGGGGAATTtaaaggaccaaaagcaagcattaatttgtagtaatggtccgagaaagggaagatagtggattatggattagcctatgtaatgtaGAGAATTTGTAGAAAGCAAGCCTTAAATTTATAATACCAcatagggacatttgcaagggcaagataagtttttatgtagtcttacaagtagtatcttttagcatcatataatcttgccccttgcattgcatcctagcaagttggtagtttttaaatttcaaaattctattatttgcttgttttggttgtGTGGTCAtcgatcaccaaaaaggggagattgtaagaaaaatggaccctagacccatttactttggatttttgtgtttgatgaccaacacaaccaaattggactaatgaatttataagtgtttgttttgtagttcaatagggtacaagacgtgacttggacagaggcgatgtgatgatccgatgattaacacctcaagcaagaccttaggagcataggagaagacccaagatatcaagcaaagtccaagcataaagataggaaccaagccacatgcaagatcacgaagaaaagATTTcatagaagtgaccagacgctggaagaaagtgaccggacactccgatcagtggctcagcaatagcaggcgtcagcagcagcgaccggacgctgaacaagtgaattgaccggacgcaccgatggcactgttcatcagtccgacaacacaatcagcaagtgaccggacgctggtggcaaaccgaccagacgcaggacagcagcgtccgatcgagtacagagaggttctagagtggcgaaattgtgaccgaacgcgtctggtggcaacagatcggacgctggcagcgtccgatcagctgaTTCGTGGCTCCAATGGTTGggacgaccagacatgtccgatcaggacaacttcagcattcggtcagtagcagaaaagcgggactttATCCCcagcggctactttctcagtgtggcttataaatacaacccccaactagcCATTTCAGAagggtggagctgagaaaacatatcaagggtgttgatacataattttagtgatctccacttgcatagtgcttagagattcattaggtgattagcgtaggagctttgcgaagtgcttaggttgattagaccaccgcttatgcgcttgctcaaggtttaggcctagtgtttagtgaggtttgcatatctcttaccactcggtgcttgtgcacaccattgttgtacatcggaggggcttgtagtcttgcgagatcacaccaaccgcatttgtggtgtggccgccaccgtgtaccaaagggaacaaggcccacgacatttcgtccagaagcttgatagtgaagacgacggggagcatccgggagaggctcattggaaggcacatcagagacccacttgcgcgtgaaggcccgaggctatccacggagttacccaatcgggagcttagcccttgtgaggggctccaacgaggactagagggaagcttgtgtgcttctcgatacatcggtagaaataccagagtcatcgatggagtttgcatatctttaccttgctctttagcttccgcatttacattgattatattgctccttttgcgatagagatagtaacacactagcaaaaccgtagttacacatttagatagtttatcttttgcataggttttgccagGGGTAGAAATGAGTGgcaatagtttagagttagaattttaagttgcctaattcaaccccccccctctctcttaggcgtcacggtccccttcattttgatatttatatgctttctctaagcattatatagattaaattcccttgtgcaatactttgtcaattatgcatatgctttgcattctatcatatgtatgcttatatttagggggagcttagtctatatattatgagagtcaaatttgtgatctatttcactctacacacaaaggatcacaaagtttgaccctcccttatgctactaatgtcttcctttttggtgtttgattccaaagagggggaatttagaggaccaaaagcaagcattaatttgtagtaatagTCCGAGAAAGGgaagatagtggattatggattagcctatgtaatgtaGAGAATTTGTAGAAAGCAAGGCTGAAATTCATAATACCACATAGGGACAtctgcaagggcaagataagtttttatgtagtcttacaagtagtatcttttagcatcatataatcttgccccttgcattgcatcctagcaagtaggtagtttttaaatttcaaaattctattatttgcttgttttggttgtgttgtcatcgatcaacaaaaaaggggagattgtaagaaaaatggaccctagacccatttactttggatttttgtgtttgatgaccaacacaaccaaattggactaatgaatttacaagtgtttgttttatagttcaatagggtacaagatgtgacttggacagaggtgatgtgatgatccgatgattaacacctcaagcaagaccttaggagcataagagaagacccaagatatcaagcaaagtccaagcataaagataggaaccaagccacacgcaagatcgcgaagaaaagAGTTcacagaagtgaccagacgctggaccggacgctggaagaaagtgaccggatgctccgatcagtggctcagcaacagcaggcgtcagcaacagcgaccggacgctgaacaagtgaatcaacCAGATGCACCgttggcactgttcatcagtccgacaacacaatcagcaagtgaccggacgctggcggcaaaccgaccagacgcaggacagcagcgtccgatcgagtacagagaggttctagagcggcgaaattgcgaccgaacgtgtccggtggcaactgatcggacgctggcagcgtccgatcagctgattcgcggctccaacggtcgggacgaccggacgcgtccgatcaggacaactccagcattcggtcaatagcagaaaagtgggacttcatccccaacgactactttctcagtgtggcttataaatacaacccccaaacGACCATTTGAGaagggtggagctgaggaaacatatcaagggtgttgatacaccattttagcgaTCTctacttacatagtgcttagtgtttcattaggtgattagcgtaggtgatttgcgaagtgcttaggttgattaggccaccgcttatgcacttgctttagatttaggcctagtgtttagtgaggtttgcatacctcttaccactcggtgcttgcgcgcaccattgttgtatatcgaaggggcttgtagtcttgcgagatcacaccaacagcgtttatggtgtggccgccaccatgtaccggagggaacaaggcccacggcgttaagactggaagcttgatagtgaagacggcggggagcatccggaagaggcttgctggaaggcacgtcagagacccacttgcgcgtgaggaaggcccgaggctatccacggagttacccgaccgggagcttgacccttgcgagggatccaacgaggactaggggaagcttgcgtgcttctcgatacctcggtaaaaataccgaagtcgtcgatgagaatttgcatatctctactttgctctttagcttccgcatttacattgattacattgctccttttatggtagagatagcaacacactagcaaaaccgtagttgcacatttagatagtttatcttttgcataggttttgccaggggtagaaaaagaggccatagtttggagttagaattttaagttgcctaattcaaccccccccccctcttaggcgttacGGTCCCCTTCAGGCAGTGAAAAACACTTAGTCTTGCTCCTAAGAAACCCTGAATTACTTTCAGAACTTTATTAAGTATAGAGCTCTACCGCCATGAGAGCATGTTGTTTGTATAAGCACAGTTCAGATTCAACAAAAAGACATGCTAATGGAACCAAGCACTCCTCTTTACCTGTTATATTGAAATTATCGTGATGTTTATGGGCTCTTGCTGGACAAGAAACAATACCACCTACAATTCAGGTTTTGTTGATGACAGGGAACAGTGCCATACACAAACCTGAACACAAACAACAAAAGAAATCCCATCAAAAGAACAAAAAGAAAAACAATGAGTTGTAGGTGCTCCGTGTCTTGTCTAACTGAATTAGGGAGTTGAGAGATTAAAAACCTTGCTGCAATCATGAACCACTATCATTCCTGCTCTGACATTTTAACCACACCTGTATTTACAACAAAAACAGGAAAGAGTTGAGAGATTTTTTGCAAATATTAGCTTACAAACAATAGCCAGGTTTCAGTAATGACATTCGTAAGGTAAAATTATTATGGACAATGTAGGATAGCTTACCATTTTTGTAATCACAGCGGGGCAGCAGGATAGTTTACATTTGTCCCTCACTTTTTTCATTGTAGCACTTTTTTTGTAATGCATCTGCCCTTGGATTTCTCATCTTCTTTAGAAACTCCCTGTGGTCTTTCTCCATCAGAATAACTCTGTTACAGCTCTGGAAAGGCACGAGAGAACAAGAACAATTATCAAGACAGAGTTCAAGTGTTGAGCACACCCATGATGTAAACTTCTTCATGGCAGTACCTTGCATATGCACTTGAACATGTCCAGAATACAGTTAAAGAAGCCTACATTAAAAACTACAAGTGCAAGCTTCAAGTAGCCAAAATGACCAGGACAGTCACTAAATTTCACCATGGCAGGTACTGCATTTGTCGCTTATTCGGGATTCCCAGAAATTTGACATGGGGAAATAAGTTGCAACAACTTGAATAATGCTACAGTGATTGCATAAGCACCAAGAATGTTTGTTCTCAGAATTCAAGAAGTACCAATGAAGTCAAGTATTTAAGCAAGCATTGGACAAAGCAGGTAACAAATTACCCAACAATATGCTCTCTGCAGTAAAAATCGATCAAAACTAATACAAACAGTGCATAAGGAATTACCAAATGTGCTTCTTATTCAGACGTAATACATATTGTTGGGTAATTTGAGAGAACAATAATTAAGTTTCACAGTCCAGAGTTGCTGAAATCATCCCGAATTCCTACCCGATACCAAAGCCTTTCATCCCAAGTAATTGGTGTATGCTAGAGATGAAACCAACAAAGAGCCACATGAACCAAGGAGAAAGGAACAAATAAAGAACTGGTAACAATAGAATAAAAAAAGACATACTCCTCACAATGCTACAAAGTACAAACGAAGAAAGGAAATGTCCTCCCTAATATTCGCAGTTTTCCCTCGGCGTTAGATTGACCAATACATCACGCTATCTCAGGCAGTACGGTATCCAAGACAAGAGATTAGACTCGTCACTTAAACCTAGAAGTTATTCGGTAAGGTTACATGATTTTCTTTAGTGTTGTGTGCTACGCAAAATCATGAACTTATTTGTCTTAAGCAGGCATTTGCATTGGCTTACTATAATCATGACATCCAATGATTAGTATCAGCAGAGCAGACATAAGTTAGGAAACCACCAATTTCCATAAATTGTAAACCCAGATGGAAGTTTAACAGGTAGCAGTGTAATATATCCAACCATATGGGCACATATCATATTGCTATTTAACGCCAAACTGAACAACACTTGACGAATGCTATAGGGCTCACCTTATATTGAAATCTATCCGTAAAAACTCCCCATCTGAACTCCTATCAACAATCACAGATGTGGTAGTATTGACTGCCAAGTAACTGCTCAACTCCTGCAATATCAAATCATCATTGTCTTAGTTCAAAACTTGAAGTTCACCTTTGAAAGGATAAAAAGCTCACAGACCTTGAATGAGAAATCAGGTCAACTTCAAACTGCTGGCAAGTAAAGCGCATTGCAATATTTAAAAATGGCAGCCCGCAATGTATTGGACGCAGAACAACTAATATTTAGGATACACAATGTAACTGAACTACAACTTTCAATGTTTAGTATGCCACAGTAAGTggaatattttatttggatacagAATGTAACTGAACCTTCACTTTCAATGTTTTGTACACCACTGACAAAACTAAACCACAATTTGACCACACTTGCTTGAAGCTCACCCAGTCATAACTATCTTCAGAATCTAGAACATCTTGTTGATGTTCTAACCTCAATAGTCAATTGAACTTGAAACAGATAACAAGATTGAATTGAATCAATTAAAAGAACAGATGTGAGGAATGGAAAATGGTTACTGAAGTCAGCTATGCTTAGAAAATCAAATGATAATGCACTGGTATCTACAATTCTACATAAACAGAAGAAGTGAAGTTCAATCATTTTTCCAAATCCTTTCCATACACTTGTTTAAAACCACCATTTGAAACATGAAAACAATCATATCATGCTGACTTTTACTTATTTTGGTGCTAAAAACCATTAACAGAGAAAAAAAAAGTGGCAGCAACAACTGCCACTCATTACAGAAGAAACAGAGGGGGGAAACAAAGAACAGACCATTCCAAATAAAAACACCATAGCTAGTGCTGCTACAATGGATAATCCAGCGCCAGACAGTGATGCCTCGGTCAAATCCCGAGGGATTTTCCTGCAAGATGAAAAAATAAGGAATAGGAACTATATAAACCCATCACTTATAAATGAAACTCAGGACAGGACAATAAAAAAGTGTCATTCTGAATCAAATTAGTCTATCCTCACCACTTATAAATGAAGCTCAGGAGAGAACAGTAAAAGTCAGCCATTCTAAATCAAGTTAATTAATCTCCAATGTGTTATTTCTCAGACTCCCAAATCAAGGAACAGCTAGCTCAAACAAACTTTTATGACTGCCCAAGAGGGAAGTGGCTCATGCTACCTCCAATTATGGGTATCCCAAAGACAATATGGACATGGATAACTATAAGTTTCTGATGAGTAGCATGATTGATACATTGAAGAACTAAACAGTGTGAGCTACTCAACTTTGAAATCGCGATGATAATGGTTCAGACCCTTATATACAATAGTTCATCATAGCATGGATGTATTACGTCTGAATAAGAAGCACTTGTTGGGTAAATGGAGAACAATGAAAGCCATCCTGACATTTGGTAAATGGAGTGCTTCTTATTGAACGCATCCGCTGCACCTTTCCCATCTCTTCTTTGCATCCTGACATAATATTGCAATCAAGAGCACTTTAAACTCTCAGTATGAAAATACTTCGGAGATATGCCATCACAACTACTTCAACACCAGCTTCATTAAATCTTAGCAATTCCATGGTATATCTAGCAAATTTAACAGACATGTCAAGTCAGCACCAAAAAAGGTCAAGCTGAAAATATAGAGTACAAAATAAAGCGAAGATGTGCAAGCTTTGCATGTTTTTGAAAAAAAGTATTGAGATGCTAGTAATGCAGGAAGTACTCACGGCTTAGCAATCTCTGTAATATCAAACCTAGGATCAAGGCCTTTAACAATACAATCTAGAATTGCATTTTTATAGGAAGGTGCAAAAGTATTTTTATAGGAATCTATAAACAGGTAAAAATACATTAACAGTAAATGAGAAGAACCATCACCTCGTCCTCCAGCAGGGAAACAGAGGCCGGCGCAGCGGATGCGTTCAATCGATGAAGCGGACGGTAGCTACCGCCAGGGAGAAAGATAACGAACCGGGGTAGCACGCCGGGAGCCTCGCCGAAGCACTATGGACCGGTCGCGCCATCTCCCGCCCGCGGGGTCCACGTCCGTGCGTACCGTGGCCGCCTGGGGAAGCTCGTGTGCTAGGGCCGCGGCTTCCGCACCGCCGGGTCCGCGCGCTACCGTGCCGCCTGGGCTGCGCGCCGGCTTCGCGTGCTCCTATGCCGCCGATGCTGCACACTACCGGGGTCGCACGCCGGGCTGTCTGGCCTCTTCCGCGGCGCCTCCACATGCGGGGGCTCGTGTGTACCTCCTCCGCGCGACGTATGGGgagagaggagtagaggaggacctGGTCACGCCGGAGGCCTCAACCGCGCTGCTAGGGTTTGCCCTCGCCGGTGTCCCTGTGGTAGCGCAGCACAGGGTCGGGCCACCGGAGCGGGGTAGATGGAGGAGTGGAGCGCGCGTCGCGAATCAGAGCTGGCGAGGGCGGAGCGGCGGCTTCGCGGCGTCAGCGGCGCCGTGGCTACCAGCGACGGCAGCGCTGCCTCGAGGGGTGGGGGGCCGGAAAACCGCCGCCTCGTCGGGGTAGGGGCGGCCATGGAGTGCGATGGCGTGGGCGAGCGCGGTGATGGAGCGGCAGCGTGAGggcagggagagagagggagtgtcggcgtgcgttgctacgggaggCGCGGATCGGACGTGtggaggcggcgacggcgaggcgtCCGGGTGCGGCATCCGTGCGCGCTGCGGCcaggggagaggaagaggagctgGAGGCGGAGCGGTGGCGGCGGGTGGGAGCTGGCGTCGATGTGTGGCGGTGATTGCGGCGTTTTAGCTATTTGCGCGCGGACGGGAGGCACGCACGGATGGCAAGAAGAGTGACCTAGAAAAAAAGTGAGCACGAAAAAACAGTTTTACTTTTGTTCTTCTTTTTAGTAGTTGGAGATTAGATTCGTACATTTCATAACAGTTACTCCCTCCAGGTTGGTAaaagaagttgttttggacaagGTTTGGGtcaggaatataaatcatgaataacttttaagttgttgagtttgaaaatataaaaaccacatgaatatatttgtcttaaaaaatactttcataaacatAT encodes:
- the LOC136473552 gene encoding protein disulfide isomerase-like 5-4 isoform X4 — translated: MSGCKEEMGKVQRMRSIRSTPFTKCQDGFHCSPFTQQVLLIQTKIPRDLTEASLSGAGLSIVAALAMVFLFGMELSSYLAVNTTTSVIVDRSSDGEFLRIDFNIRAVTELF
- the LOC136473552 gene encoding uncharacterized protein isoform X1, with translation MGKVQRMRSIRSTPFTKCQDGFHCSPFTQQVLLIQTKIPRDLTEASLSGAGLSIVAALAMVFLFGMELSSYLAVNTTTSVIVDRSSDGEFLRIDFNISIIQVVATYFPMSNFWESRISDKCSTCHGEI
- the LOC136473552 gene encoding protein disulfide isomerase-like 5-4 isoform X3 produces the protein MQRRDGKGAADAFNKKHSIYQMKIPRDLTEASLSGAGLSIVAALAMVFLFGMELSSYLAVNTTTSVIVDRSSDGEFLRIDFNISIIQVVATYFPMSNFWESRISDKCSTCHGEI
- the LOC136473552 gene encoding protein disulfide isomerase-like 5-4 isoform X2; this encodes MQRRDGKGAADAFNKKHSIYQMSGWLSLKIPRDLTEASLSGAGLSIVAALAMVFLFGMELSSYLAVNTTTSVIVDRSSDGEFLRIDFNISIIQVVATYFPMSNFWESRISDKCSTCHGEI